Proteins encoded within one genomic window of Scheffersomyces stipitis CBS 6054 chromosome 3, complete sequence:
- a CDS encoding predicted protein, with protein sequence MPYTTISSRQLLKKELDPILQNGTSLDNKTHAPGIIYGVTNEKETVYLNHSGYLNSETKDSVNNDSKFAMLSATKPISTLAILQLVDRNLVDLDTPVEKYLPRFASVAIFKGGNGDKAFSKPKKKATLRQLLTHTAGFAYSFTNKDYLETLLSTGQPNLFGSDTSTFDATYLTFEPGTDWSYGMGLDWAGLVLEEVTGLSLGEFIRINILEPAKMNNTTFKVTKSEKNLMLIHVRDDNRMKVFDLQYPRESKIDMAGHGLFGTVDDYLKFIRIWLNKGKTEEGVQLISEQLWEIAVQNNLPKGTTIKNLDAFQENLCGPIVFPPDCSWSLGFCRNGSDFHTGRKSGSLWWCGVSNCYLWIDLKSKLGGFYATQVFPYGDPSSETNYVLEKAVYDNLK encoded by the coding sequence ATGCCGTATACAACTATCTCTTCTAGACAGCTTTTGAAAAAGGAACTTGATCCCATTCTTCAGAATGGAACGAGTTTAGATAATAAAACTCATGCTCCGGGGATTATTTATGGTGTTACAAATGAGAAAGAAACCGTCTACTTGAATCATTCTGGATATCTCAACCTGGAAACAAAGGACTCTGTTAACAACGATTCCAAATTTGCCATGTTATCGGCTACAAAGCCAATTTCGACATTGGCTATTCTTCAATTAGTTGATCGTAATTTGGTTGACTTGGACACTCCAGTTGAGAAATACCTACCTAGGTTTGCTTCTGTTGCAATTTTTAAAGGTGGAAACGGTGATAAAGCTTTTTCAAAGCCAAAAAAGAAGGCAACTCTCCGACAATTATTGACACACACAGCAGGTTTCGCTTACAGTTTCACTAACAAGGATTATCTTGAAACCCTATTAAGTACTGGGCAACCAAATTTATTTGGCAGCGACACCTCCACATTTGATGCAACTTATCTTACTTTTGAGCCAGGAACTGATTGGAGCTATGGTATGGGTTTAGATTGGGCTGGATTGGTTTTAGAAGAAGTTACGGGTCTTTCCCTAGGGGAATTCATTAGGATCAACATACTAGAACCAGCCAAGATGAACAACACCACTTTCAAAGTGACcaaatctgaaaagaatCTTATGCTTATACACGTTCGAGATGACAATCGTATGAAAGTCTTTGATCTCCAATATCCTCGTGAATCCAAAATTGATATGGCAGGACATGGATTGTTTGGTACTGTTGACGACTACCTCAAGTTTATTAGAATTTGGTTAAACAAGGGTAAAACGGAAGAAGGTGTTCAGCTTATTAGTGAACAACTCTGGGAAATTGCAGTTCAGAACAATTTGCCTAAAGGCACTACAATTAAGAACTTGGATGCTTTTCAAGAGAACTTGTGTGGTCCAATTGTATTTCCTCCAGACTGCTCTTGGAGTTTAGGATTCTGTAGAAATGGTTCTGATTTCCACACTGGAAGAAAGAGTGGATCTCTTTGGTGGTGTGGTGTTTCAAATTGCTACCTTTGGATagatttgaagagcaaATTGGGAGGCTTCTATGCGACACAAGTATTCCCATATGGTGATCCATCTAGTGAAACAAATTATGTCTTAGAAAAAGCTGTTTAtgacaatttgaaataa